One Chryseobacterium sp. StRB126 genomic region harbors:
- a CDS encoding DinB family protein has protein sequence MNYQILKNIVDAEVQRFQTFSAEDWEYKASPEKWSKKEIIGHLCDSAFTNIRRFVVTQYKENENIVYDQNIWVKAQNYQNVPTSELINLWKALNEQIVHVVENIPDEALQRTCDTTKTEPQRFTLEFIIKDYVDHLQHHLKAI, from the coding sequence GTAGATGCCGAAGTTCAGAGGTTTCAGACATTCTCTGCGGAAGACTGGGAATATAAAGCCAGTCCGGAAAAATGGTCCAAAAAAGAAATTATTGGCCACCTTTGTGACAGTGCTTTTACAAATATCCGTAGATTTGTAGTCACTCAATATAAAGAGAACGAGAATATCGTATACGATCAGAACATTTGGGTGAAAGCCCAGAACTATCAGAATGTTCCAACTTCCGAATTAATTAATCTTTGGAAAGCATTGAATGAGCAGATTGTTCATGTGGTAGAAAATATTCCCGATGAAGCACTGCAAAGAACTTGTGATACTACTAAAACAGAACCTCAGAGGTTTACTTTAGAGTTTATCATTAAGGATTATGTAGATCATTTGCAGCATCATTTAAAAGCGATTTAA